The window GCGGGAGGTCTGCACACCGGCGTGGCGGAGGCTCTCCTCGTGGCGCCGGCACTTGCCCAGCAGCTCCTCGTACTTCTCCAGCAGGGCGTGGTACTGCTCGTCCACCTCCCGCAGGATGGACATGCCTCTCTTGCGCACGCTGTTGGCGTGGAGGGCATAGCTGCCCTGCTGGCGCCCACAGGAGTCCTTGGCCACAATGGCGTTGAGGGCCGTGTCACTGCAGCTCTTCCGTACGGGGCTGGAGGAGGGCAGGGCCCGGCTCCGACTCGCCTCCTCCGCCAGGGGCTCTTCCAGAGTGTCGCTCTCGGGGGCGCTGTTGAGCAGGGTCTGGGCCAGGCCGTCCTCTCCGCTCAGCACGTAGGTCTTGGTCTGCCTCATCTGCTGCAGCTCGCGCAGCTCCGTCTCCAGCTCGCGGATGCGCAGCTGGCACCCCTCCGCGCTGCGCAGCCGGCGCTCCAGCTGCGTGTACTCCTGCAGGACGGCGGTGCACTCCCGCTCGGCGCCCTCCTTCCGCTGCCGCTCCTGCTGCACCTGCGAGCGCAGAGACGCCACCGTCTCCCGCAGCCGCTCGTTCTCCTGCTCCAGCGGCTTGGCCTCCAGTTCCGATGCCGAGCTGCGGATCACAAAGCCATCCTCGTACCTGGGGGCGGGAGGGACAGAGTCAGAGGTCGGCTGGGCGGGAGGATTTTGCACAGAAGGGAAGACAAAACCTCAGATTGGCTGATGGGCCTGCTGAGCAGGGGGTCAAATGGGGGTGAAGGATGGATCAGGTATAGAAGGGTGAATTTAAGAATGATCTGGGCTGAGACAGGGCAATGATCTGCAAATCTTCTCTTAAAAGGCCACTGTGCAGCTGACGCAGAATGTCTTCCTGTTTCACACCAGTCATACTCAATTTAACAAACTAAGAGCGTCGGTGGCATGAAAAACAGAGGTACTTGTGGGCCTCAGGAATATGATTGGAAGAAGGCtggaaaacagaattgaaaatTCTGTTGTCTGGATGCCGTTTTAGAGCACgcaaatgaaattaattaaGGAGCAGCAAGTTGCATCGTTTGTGCAGGGTGTCAGATGCCGGCAGTAAAAATGGAGCAAAGAGACCAGAATGTGCTGTGGGGGGTGTAGCCTTGCTTGAGGAGGAAGATGTATCTGGTGTCACATATGAAGAGTGACAGAAAACGTGATAGAGGGGATGTTAATGGCTAAGCATTGTGGTGCGTAAGCTGGGTAGACCCACAGCAGAAGGTGGTTTTAGAGAGGGCAGGACTACCTGGGAGCAGAGCAGAGCTCCTTGAGGCAGGGGAAGGAGTGAATGGTTTTGCGTCTTTCCCTCTTCTCTCTGCGGACTCTCAGCTGCTCCAGTGAGCGCATCTCCTCCACCTGAATCTGCAAAGCATCGACCTGGGCCTGCAGGGTGTCGATGGTCCCTGTTAGGCTGCAGGAGAAGAAAGACACAGAGGAAATAAATCAGACAGATGCTCACTTTCTTCTGTAAAACACCACCAGGAAAACTAGaggttacgttttttttttaattctgtgaaCGTATGCAGACAGATGTGTAAAATACAATTATTGTATGCAATTATTTATACAATTCATTTCTGAATAGGGCTACAGAATGAATTGTATGTAGAACAATGGAACAGTATTTTCTTAAATCTATAAAGTCAGGATTGCTCCCTGATGCTGTTTATTCCAATATCCCCA is drawn from Lepisosteus oculatus isolate fLepOcu1 chromosome 9, fLepOcu1.hap2, whole genome shotgun sequence and contains these coding sequences:
- the cdr2l gene encoding cerebellar degeneration-related protein 2-like, whose translation is MLSSGRMEEFETEEEEPWYDQHDLEQDLHLAAELGKTLLERNKELEDSLQQMYLTNEEQVQEIEYLSKQLEMLREMNEQHAKVYEQLDVTARDLELTNQRLVLESKASQQKIERLTGTIDTLQAQVDALQIQVEEMRSLEQLRVRREKRERRKTIHSFPCLKELCSAPRYEDGFVIRSSASELEAKPLEQENERLRETVASLRSQVQQERQRKEGAERECTAVLQEYTQLERRLRSAEGCQLRIRELETELRELQQMRQTKTYVLSGEDGLAQTLLNSAPESDTLEEPLAEEASRSRALPSSSPVRKSCSDTALNAIVAKDSCGRQQGSYALHANSVRKRGMSILREVDEQYHALLEKYEELLGKCRRHEESLRHAGVQTSRPVSRDPSMKDCRPPDSAGPPHPETVESISKQVEAVDKRLGQNTPEYKALFKEIFSRIQKTKTDINSTKAGKTSK